The following DNA comes from Camelina sativa cultivar DH55 chromosome 14, Cs, whole genome shotgun sequence.
CTTTGTGGCATCAAGAAACGAGTGAGGGAGATTAGGGTATTTGGTTTTGATCTGATTTCTAAGCGCTTCAGCTCGGTTCAAGATTGACTCATTGCGACTAATTTCAGACGTTGGATCTTTAGAAAATGACCAAGCTGCTCGTACAGGGGATTTACCGTTGCTGCCCTGTTCTGTAATCTTTTCTTTCCATGCAAATATAGCAGATTCTAACCTGTTAACTGTCTCGAGGGCTGCATGTTCGGTTCCCAGCTTGAGAGATATCAAGATTTCATCAACTGTGGCAGATTCCACAGCTAACATCTTGTACAGTTCATCACCGAGGCTGTTCTTTCCAGACTGTTACAACACAAGATTTTACAACATAGTTGTTACACACTACACTGTTGTATGTTTATGATTATTTCAAAGAGTAAAGCTTACTTTGGGTATTGCTTCCTTGATGACATCAGGTACTGGCATTTCAAGAAGAACGTTTTCATTAATGGCTTTTGTAGCTTTGAAGACTTGATATACAACTTTTCCCTTGTCAAGCAATTTCTTCCTTCCTGAGTTAGAGAGCCCTGGTTTTGGGACTTGTGGCGATGGGAGCCACCATCTCTTGCTCTCGCTTGTACTCTTGTTCTTTCCCTCAGCTCTACTACCAATCTCAGAATACCAAAACTCTGTGTTCACCATAGAATCCAGTGTCTCCTGCAGAGATTGCAATGCAAGTTTATCCAGATcagtaaaaaagaagaacaaggaaaGACAAGACTTAAGAGATAATGGCTTACGATTAGCATGGAGTCCAACTTCTGAAGAGCTGGGAGATTCATATGGATGTCCGCACGGGCTTTTGGGGTCATTATCTGTTCAAACAAGGATTCagttcactttcttcctcaggAGTATAGctactttttaaaaactctagATAACATCTTTGATGCTTACCTCAAGGGATCTTCCATTGGCATCATTTTGCTTAGAAGGGACTAACTCAATCATGTAGTTAGTTGGAGAAAGTAACCAATCCATTTCCCTTCTccatttctgtttcttctcttcacACAATGGTTCCAGTTTCCAGAGCTCGCCAAAAATAGACGCTGCAAATTCAAGAAACTTAGTAGTCATCCAGagacatttcacacaaattaaccTCAGAATAtatcaaaagaacaaaaagctTAAAATGCTAGTAAAATAGTAGAACATACTAGCAAGATGTGTTACAGCATTTGACAAAGCCAAAGCTACTTGGATACCCTTACATCCTCCTGTGACATCTTCGCCGAGCAACAGCTTAGAAAACCTCTCCTTCATTGCGTCCACATCCAAATTACAGTAGGCATAACCtggtttctttttctccttaGCATCAAAATGTTGAGATCTTCCAGATAAGCTCAAACCATCGCAACTGTGTTCATCATTCTTCATCGGTAaccattttgaagaaaaagaactgGAGGCATCTTTGCTTGATGAACAGCTAGAAAACGCATCATCATCCAACGAATTAGTAAGGCATCCATCTCCTCGACTTGTTCCACTCTCTTCTTCATATGATTGGTAGTTGATAATACAAGTTTCCAAGCCATCGTATGTAATCATTCCTGAAAAGAAAAGCGTACATTAGCATATTATACTTTTACCCTTCTTTTATACTGTAGACTACAGTGTGGTATAAGACATCAAAACTTGCACAAGATTTGACAAaggaaggaaaataaaaaaaaaggaaaataattaagaacTCTCCACCTCACACATCTACTTGTTGTCTCACTCTCATCAAATGAGAATCAAGAAAATGGTATCACGGACACGTTACTTATGGAAAGACTAGTGTTCTACAAAGAGAAAACTAATGATAAAAAAAGGGAATAAAAGTCGTTGTGTTCGTCGAGTCTTTAATAGCTAAAGTCAAAACTTTTGCTAACCCAAGAAACTTgctaaacttgttttttttttcaaatgcttCCATTCTCAAAAGCAAAtgtataaaaaacaatttcgaGTTAGTATCCCCATGTGGTGAAAATTCCAAAAGGACCCACCACGAAGACTTATATTTAACCATTTCTTTCAAATGTTCAAAAGAGCATTGTTTAATCAAGCACCAgtgatttgatttaataatggTATCTACTccttgaaaaatgaaaaaaaaaaaactgacaatttgaaaatatttcaaagaGGATATGTTTAAGTCTTAATAACACCATGTGAAACCAATTAAACTACCTACTCTTGGCCGTTTCTGAATTAATATAGCATAGAGGACCCTCAACTACTAATACTAAACCCCACATCCCTAAGAAACAGGGtttggtttagactttagatagAGGTCAATGAACCATCACGTAAAATGCTCTCGGGTCATATTAAATTGAGGCATTGATGTCTCGTGGGAAAGCTACAGTCTTCACGCCCTTATTTATTACATGAATGACCAGGGTTGGTGTAGGATCCTTTAAGGGTCTAAATATTGGTTGGTCCCATACCACAAAACCTAAACCGGTGACAAGACTATTATAGTGACCCATTCACTTTTTATTTGAAACTATAACCCTAACAGTTATAGTCTAAATATTCCATATCATTATGCCCATAAATGAACGAAAAAGCTACAGATGGAGACTTTAAGTAAGTATCATTAACAATACAGGAAGAGAGATTGGTTAAAGTTTAGTAGTACTTACTATCTTGTTCATCGAAATCGATGCTAATCTCCCTCTCACTACTACAGCAAGCCAACCTTCTTCTCATCAGCATCatccttccttctttttcttcttcttctctttttgtgatTCTTTGTTAGACTTTAGACCAAAGGGAACAAAAGCTAATTTCCTTTTGCGTCTTTATTGCCAAAAAAACAAGTTTCACTCCTTCTTAATCAGGTGATATTAAATATACCAACCATCTTCTGTCCCTGCATAATAAATACATTACAGATTTTTACAGTCTAGTCAATAGAAAATAAAGTTAACTCATAAAGGTAAAGAAAGCTAACAGCAAAACAAAATGGTAGTGGCTTTATCATCATCTAAATGGAAACAGAAGTAATAAACAATGATTTTTACATTTGTTCTTGAttactaattactaattacCAAGAATCTATCTGCAGGACAAGCACAATGCAACCAATGGGACAATGGAAGAAGACAAATCACGCACTCCATTTcagaatataaaaaattaatcaagaTACAAAGAGACAAAAAGGAAGGATTTTTTCACTGTACAATGAAGATaaggcaaaacaaaaactgGAACCGAGTTgtagttgtaatttttttttactaatcagctttttaattttctgtGGGGTTAACTATTTCAACTTTTAAGGAAAGGATTAAAAAGGCCGtaatgatgtaaaaaaaaaagctttttactAAAAAAGGCAACATCTATAATTTAATTTCCCAAATTATTTAACTAATCTCAAAACATCTTTAAAAACATAACTAAGTACAAAGAGACAAGACCTAAAAACGTAGAATTAACTGCGAGACCTGAGATCGAAATCTAAAGacaggagatgtaagaagattCCTTGTTTGTCAACTATAACCCTAACATGGATTTTGACtgatatatatagaacaacaaGACCTGGAACTACACTAAGAAGAACATGAGATAGATTATGAAGGAATTTGAACACAAACCTCAAAAATCTACAGAGATTGTTCAccagaagaactgaagaagactTGACTGTTGTAATAACTACAGAAACAACCACATTCGTCCGTACAGCAAATATGATGTAATAACTGAGATAAATCCGAAAAAAGAATTGATCGATccaggaggaagaagaacaagaacaagaagtagTAGCAGAGGAATGggtgagagatagagagagagctgATGAGAGCACTGAGAACATTTATTGTGGAGGAATATTTTTGTTGAcgattgaaatatttttattttattttattgtttttaaaatttagagatGCTGCTAAACCAACAAATTATAACAGCCGTATGATCTTCATTGAGCTGATTATATGAATATAGACGGTCACGATTTAACTAAAGGGTTTGATTTgacaagagagaaaataaagtggctgatttacaaatttttcaaaaacccgGCCAACGATTGGCGCCGCTGGTGAGAGACAAAATACAATTAACAAAAATCTTTTGAAATTCGTGCAAAATGagaatattttaataatcaCATCAATAAATGTCGTCTACTAGATTCTTTATATCAAAAAGATGAATTAAACCAAACCCATGTTTAAAAGATACACTATCATCatgtaacaaaaatattcaaactcTCACTTAAATAAGAAATACAACAACCATGACAAAACTGGGGATTCCCAAACAAGATgaatcatcaattcatcatcatcagtccTCTTCCATTGGTACTTCAGGAATGTCAAACCTGTCTTCTTTAGCTGGTACTGGGACAAGTGAGTTGCTGTCAAGGAGATCAAATAACATAACTTGGATTCCATAAtcacatatattaaaaagtaaattttcaTAGAGAATTTAGAAAAGGATATAATTATCCAACATAGGATCTTCTTTCTCTCCACGGTTTCTGCTACCCTTAAGCTCTCTCTGAATCTCAGGAGTTACCTACAATTGACATTGAAAAAGCCGAATAAGTAGTGATCTACAAAACATACTTTTCACTTTTCTAAAGCTAGAAAGCCTTACAAGATGATGCTTTTGCCTCTGGAGGAGAGTTTGGAGATGTTCTTTGTCTTCCTTTAGTATTTCATACTTGTACCTGCACATCGGTTCAAACATGAGTTTACAAAATAACTTcacagtttttgtttgatttctcaTACATTTCGTAAGAAGAAGGATTACCGTTGCACAAATGTAAGAAGAGACTGGTGCCAAATCACAGGCATAACTCTTATATCATCTACAAATCTCATGAAGTGAGCAACCAATGCATCAAGTACTCGGTACGGCATACAATATTTCTTCTCCAAAAGAACTTTTATAAAGTAACTGCGTGAATAAAAAACTTATCAGCACATTTTTTACAACTATTACATTAAATGGGAGAAGGTGATCTTACTATCTGACTCTCTCTGTTATAAAAGTCAAAAGATTAGTACACGTTTACCTTGTTGTGCCACAGTAATCCATCTCAGCCAGCTTGTGCAAGGCAACACTGCAATACAAGtcaagatatttaaaatatgcaaCGAATAATCTGAAAATTGTGGAAGATGTTCTATTAATGAAATCTTTGTAAGCGTACCATGAGTGGAGCATAGGGATCGAACACTTTTCAATAATGCTCCCTATAATTACAGCTTCTCTGAGATTGCATGTCCCCGACTGAATGAACAAATAAATACCCAAGGAACTAGTAAGAAAACAGTCACATTCTGATGATAGATTGCTCAAGAAAACATTACTGTAAACAAGTTGGTGTTAATTCTGGAggagaaatataaatataccttACAAAGAGGGAATAGTATCCCTTGATTGAAGGCACTAGGCTTGAACAGGGACTTCTTTAAAGACTGGTACAGAGAAAAATGCAGCTTCTTGTGCTTCCTAATATCCTCTCTCACTCGCGGAAGTAAAACATAGTTATAAAACCGTCGAACTTGTGTGTCTTTCAAGTTGGAAGCAAAGATTCTTGTGGCTTGATACAAAGCGTTAGGTGACCATTTCTCTGGCTCGGTCAAGTATAATATATCTTCCCAGTGTTCCATTGAAGTAATAAGCTTAAATGCCTTGGGAATTTTCCCAACTGTATACTCACTCATAAACTTGCCAACACTGCATTAAGATCATCTCAGAAACATGAGAACCGCTTCAAAAAATAAGTTGAAAACTCTACTGATCTTGCGGTGGGaagtagaaagaaacaaaacattaccctttatataatttagttatGGCAGGATCCATTTTAGGATCAGGACGCTCCTCTGTAACAACAAGTTATGA
Coding sequences within:
- the LOC104741769 gene encoding rop guanine nucleotide exchange factor 14-like, which codes for MMLMRRRLACCSSEREISIDFDEQDRMITYDGLETCIINYQSYEEESGTSRGDGCLTNSLDDDAFSSCSSSKDASSSFSSKWLPMKNDEHSCDGLSLSGRSQHFDAKEKKKPGYAYCNLDVDAMKERFSKLLLGEDVTGGCKGIQVALALSNAVTHLATSIFGELWKLEPLCEEKKQKWRREMDWLLSPTNYMIELVPSKQNDANGRSLEIMTPKARADIHMNLPALQKLDSMLIETLDSMVNTEFWYSEIGSRAEGKNKSTSESKRWWLPSPQVPKPGLSNSGRKKLLDKGKVVYQVFKATKAINENVLLEMPVPDVIKEAIPKSGKNSLGDELYKMLAVESATVDEILISLKLGTEHAALETVNRLESAIFAWKEKITEQGSNGKSPVRAAWSFSKDPTSEISRNESILNRAEALRNQIKTKYPNLPHSFLDATKIQYGKDIGHAVLEAYSRTLANLAFRILSRMGEILKEDSLSNPNSPAPPSCFLNSRDPYRTPERPLLSSRVRHSLTEDMNKADGTETGLDFLFADAKASSVNTTPSRSSRLWCLSKVPSDASP
- the LOC104741770 gene encoding bystin-like, with the protein product MAKKRDRIVNTQPFISDDASVASSRKRSKVPKTHQKQEKLIEAGMSSKIMKQALAQQKEVADEENYERNLRSAAFAVAGAATAGEEKRVLEEEEADDIDEFDGNFDTQSQFDKQEEINEEDEKLFESFLNKNAPPQRTLADIIIKKIKDSDADLAEEERPDPKMDPAITKLYKGVGKFMSEYTVGKIPKAFKLITSMEHWEDILYLTEPEKWSPNALYQATRIFASNLKDTQVRRFYNYVLLPRVREDIRKHKKLHFSLYQSLKKSLFKPSAFNQGILFPLCKSGTCNLREAVIIGSIIEKCSIPMLHSCVALHKLAEMDYCGTTSYFIKVLLEKKYCMPYRVLDALVAHFMRFVDDIRVMPVIWHQSLLTFVQRYKYEILKEDKEHLQTLLQRQKHHLVTPEIQRELKGSRNRGEKEDPMLDNFVPVPAKEDRFDIPEVPMEED